A window of Pedobacter lusitanus contains these coding sequences:
- a CDS encoding C1 family peptidase: protein MKRLFMLAVGLGTILSAHAQENPLKTIKSNTVTAVKNQGKSGTCWNYSTTSLVESEELRKGLGEFNLSEMYIVRNIYIEKAKNYILRQGKAQFSEGGLGHDLIRGISLYGAMPQEVFQGVTGEIPDHTGLADTLKAYLDEVLKKRPVAANWLQGFEQILNQKIGNPPANFDYKGKNYTAQTFAKEVLKFDAGDYVNVTSFTHHPYYSSFILEAPDNFSNGSFYNLPLEEMVGLTKTALKDGYTVMWDADMSNENFQQKKGYAILFADTAAAKATVLNPDVREQAYSPELRQQLYENLTTEDDHLMHLIGLEQSASGKYFFKVKNSWGEVGPFKGYIEVSEPYFAINTVSLVVPKAALTKELKKKLGL, encoded by the coding sequence ATGAAAAGACTTTTTATGCTAGCCGTTGGACTAGGTACTATCCTCTCTGCACATGCTCAGGAAAATCCTTTAAAAACCATTAAGAGCAATACTGTAACTGCTGTTAAAAACCAGGGTAAATCAGGAACCTGCTGGAATTATTCTACGACTTCACTGGTTGAATCTGAAGAACTGCGCAAGGGTCTGGGAGAGTTTAATCTTTCTGAAATGTACATTGTACGCAATATTTACATAGAAAAAGCAAAAAACTATATCTTACGTCAGGGTAAAGCGCAGTTTAGTGAAGGTGGCCTGGGCCATGATCTGATTCGTGGTATTTCTCTTTATGGGGCAATGCCACAAGAGGTTTTTCAGGGCGTTACCGGCGAGATTCCTGATCACACCGGTTTAGCAGATACACTAAAAGCTTATCTGGATGAGGTACTAAAAAAACGTCCGGTAGCCGCAAACTGGTTACAGGGATTTGAACAGATTCTGAATCAGAAAATCGGAAATCCGCCAGCTAATTTTGATTATAAAGGAAAAAACTATACTGCACAGACTTTTGCTAAGGAAGTGCTGAAGTTTGACGCCGGCGATTATGTAAACGTGACTTCGTTTACGCATCATCCTTATTATTCATCATTTATTTTAGAAGCACCCGATAATTTTTCAAACGGATCTTTTTACAATCTGCCGCTGGAAGAAATGGTAGGCCTGACTAAAACAGCACTTAAGGACGGATATACAGTGATGTGGGATGCTGATATGAGCAATGAAAATTTCCAGCAGAAAAAAGGTTATGCCATTTTATTTGCTGATACAGCTGCCGCAAAAGCAACTGTGCTGAATCCGGATGTCAGGGAACAGGCTTATTCTCCTGAATTGCGCCAGCAGTTATATGAAAACTTAACCACTGAAGATGATCATTTAATGCACCTGATTGGGCTGGAGCAATCAGCCAGTGGAAAGTACTTTTTTAAAGTTAAAAATTCGTGGGGTGAGGTTGGTCCGTTTAAAGGATATATAGAAGTTTCTGAGCCTTATTTTGCCATTAATACTGTAAGTCTGGTAGTACCTAAAGCAGCATTAACTAAAGAATTAAAGAAAAAACTGGGATTGTAA
- a CDS encoding isoleucyl-tRNA synthetase: protein MKLQKAIIVMVLAIIAFAAYMIMSSNGVKWSKYILEICGLFLMLGGLLFLYPILFARKDKEGCVELDPDVPVETGKPIED, encoded by the coding sequence ATGAAACTTCAAAAGGCGATAATTGTGATGGTTTTAGCCATAATTGCATTTGCAGCCTATATGATTATGAGTTCAAATGGTGTTAAATGGAGTAAATATATTCTGGAAATCTGTGGTTTATTTCTGATGCTGGGCGGACTTCTTTTTCTTTACCCTATACTTTTTGCAAGAAAAGACAAGGAAGGATGTGTGGAACTTGACCCGGATGTACCTGTAGAAACGGGTAAACCTATCGAAGATTAA
- the ileS gene encoding isoleucine--tRNA ligase gives MYREFKQLELPKIGEEILEFWKAENIFEKSISSRSKSNPFTFYEGPPSANGMPGIHHVMARAIKDIFCRYKTLKGFQVKRKGGWDTHGLPIELAVEKKLGITKVDIGTKITVEAYNAACREEVMRYTDIWNDLTEKMGYWVDLEKPYITYENEYIESLWWILKTFHEKGLLYKGYTVQPYSPAAGTGLSSHELNQPGTYKMLKDTSVTAQFFIKKDQQHPAMSSLFENDTEETAFIAWTTTPWTLPSNGALAVGGKINYVKVKTFNQYTFLPVSVILAKDLIGKHFKPEAKDLSFEDYKGGDKLIPWTITAEFTGKDLVGLNYHQLMPYVTNAELEAKAFRVIPADYVTTEDGTGIVHLAAVFGADDFRVVKENNMPYVMVTDEQGNELPLVNKQGKFVDEVTDFAGYYVKEEYYSDEERKAPDFKPTDVLIAIKLKEENKAFDVKKYEHSYPHCWRTDKPILYYPLDSWFIKTTAVKDKMVALNKTINWKPEATGTGRFGNWLENLVDWNLSRSRYWGTPLPIWRTQDGTEEKCIGSIAELNAEIKKSVEAGFMEASFELKDMHRPFVDDVILTSSKGEKMTRELDLIDVWFDSGAMPYAQWHFPFENKEEFENAYPADFIAEGVDQTRGWFFTLHAIAVMLSETSDEIKAVNERIGNKGIAYKNVVSNGLVLDKNGNKMSKRLGNGVDPFHTIDTYSADATRWYMISNASPWDNLKFNTEGLDEVRRKFFGTLYNTYAFFALYANIDQFEIDENNETPVKDRSELDRWILSLLQNLINEVDESYNTYEPTKAARAVQLFVDEHLSNWYIRLSRRRFWKGEMTADKKAAYETLYTCLMSVSQLMSPIAPFFADWLYQNLSVNKKTAEQSVHLSLWKEGDTSLIDTELNERMELAQNISSMALSLRKKSGINVRQPLAKILIPVLDKNFRERVELVKEIILSETNIKDIEYITDTAGFIKKKIKPNFKALGPKVGKDMKSVAETISGMSQEDLSKFEAEGSYIVPGTSYVILLEDVEIIAEDIPGWQVTNMGNLTVALDVTITEELKEEGLSRELINRVQNLRKELNFEVTDRITVSLQNHNLISAAVAQNKTYICAEILADDINLITNLDKGNKIVIDEVELLILIAKQ, from the coding sequence ATGTATAGGGAATTTAAACAATTAGAACTACCTAAGATAGGCGAAGAGATACTGGAATTTTGGAAGGCAGAAAATATATTTGAAAAAAGTATTTCCTCCCGTTCAAAATCTAACCCATTTACTTTTTATGAAGGCCCGCCTTCAGCTAACGGAATGCCTGGTATTCACCATGTAATGGCCCGTGCTATTAAAGATATTTTCTGTCGTTATAAAACTCTTAAAGGTTTCCAGGTGAAACGTAAAGGTGGCTGGGATACACATGGTTTACCTATTGAACTTGCTGTAGAAAAGAAACTGGGCATCACTAAAGTTGACATCGGTACAAAAATTACAGTGGAGGCTTACAATGCAGCCTGCCGTGAAGAAGTAATGCGTTATACCGATATCTGGAATGACCTTACCGAGAAAATGGGTTACTGGGTAGACCTGGAGAAACCTTATATTACTTACGAAAATGAATATATCGAATCGCTGTGGTGGATTCTGAAAACATTTCATGAAAAAGGTCTTTTATACAAAGGATATACAGTACAGCCTTATTCTCCTGCTGCGGGAACAGGTTTAAGTTCTCATGAGCTGAACCAGCCTGGTACTTATAAAATGCTGAAAGATACTTCGGTTACTGCACAATTCTTTATCAAAAAAGACCAGCAGCACCCGGCAATGTCTTCATTATTTGAAAACGATACTGAGGAAACTGCTTTTATCGCCTGGACAACTACACCCTGGACTTTACCATCCAATGGTGCACTGGCTGTTGGCGGAAAAATAAACTACGTAAAAGTTAAGACTTTCAATCAATATACTTTCCTGCCTGTAAGTGTTATACTGGCAAAAGATCTGATCGGAAAACATTTCAAGCCGGAAGCTAAAGATCTTTCATTTGAAGATTATAAAGGCGGCGACAAACTGATTCCATGGACAATCACAGCTGAATTTACAGGTAAAGACCTGGTTGGGCTGAATTATCATCAGCTGATGCCTTATGTAACGAATGCTGAACTGGAAGCAAAGGCTTTCCGCGTAATTCCGGCTGATTATGTAACTACTGAAGATGGTACTGGTATTGTCCATCTTGCTGCTGTATTTGGTGCAGACGATTTTCGTGTGGTAAAAGAGAACAATATGCCATATGTGATGGTTACCGATGAGCAGGGCAACGAACTTCCTCTGGTCAACAAACAGGGTAAATTTGTTGATGAGGTCACGGATTTCGCAGGTTATTATGTAAAAGAAGAATATTATAGCGATGAGGAACGTAAAGCCCCTGATTTCAAGCCTACAGATGTCCTGATTGCCATTAAACTGAAAGAAGAGAACAAAGCGTTTGACGTAAAAAAATATGAACACAGTTACCCGCACTGCTGGAGAACTGACAAACCTATTTTATACTACCCTCTTGACAGCTGGTTTATCAAAACCACTGCTGTAAAAGATAAAATGGTAGCGCTGAATAAAACTATCAACTGGAAACCTGAGGCTACCGGAACAGGCCGTTTTGGAAACTGGCTGGAAAACCTGGTAGACTGGAATTTATCACGTTCACGTTACTGGGGAACCCCGCTGCCAATCTGGAGAACTCAGGATGGTACGGAAGAAAAATGTATTGGTTCTATCGCAGAACTGAACGCAGAGATCAAAAAATCTGTAGAAGCTGGTTTCATGGAAGCTTCTTTTGAATTGAAAGATATGCACCGTCCTTTTGTGGATGACGTAATCTTAACTTCTTCCAAAGGAGAAAAAATGACCCGCGAACTTGATCTGATTGATGTATGGTTTGATAGTGGTGCCATGCCTTATGCACAATGGCATTTCCCTTTTGAGAACAAAGAGGAGTTTGAAAACGCTTATCCTGCAGATTTCATTGCTGAGGGTGTGGATCAGACCCGCGGCTGGTTCTTTACCTTACATGCAATTGCTGTAATGTTAAGTGAAACCAGTGATGAGATCAAAGCTGTCAATGAGCGTATCGGCAATAAAGGTATTGCTTATAAAAATGTAGTATCCAATGGACTGGTACTGGATAAAAACGGCAACAAAATGTCTAAACGTTTAGGTAATGGTGTTGATCCTTTCCATACGATAGATACTTACAGTGCTGATGCAACCAGATGGTACATGATCAGCAATGCTTCTCCATGGGACAACCTTAAGTTCAATACGGAAGGTCTGGATGAGGTAAGACGTAAGTTCTTTGGCACGCTGTACAATACTTATGCTTTCTTTGCTTTATATGCCAATATTGATCAGTTCGAAATTGATGAAAATAATGAAACGCCTGTAAAGGATCGTTCTGAGCTGGACAGATGGATTTTATCGCTGTTACAGAATCTGATCAATGAGGTAGATGAAAGTTATAATACTTATGAGCCTACAAAAGCAGCAAGAGCTGTTCAGTTATTTGTAGATGAGCATTTAAGTAACTGGTATATCCGTTTATCACGCCGCCGCTTCTGGAAAGGTGAAATGACTGCCGACAAAAAGGCTGCTTATGAAACGCTTTATACCTGTTTAATGAGTGTTTCTCAGTTAATGTCTCCGATAGCACCATTCTTTGCTGACTGGTTATATCAGAACTTATCTGTAAATAAGAAAACGGCTGAACAGTCTGTACACCTGAGTTTATGGAAAGAAGGCGATACTTCGCTGATTGACACAGAACTGAACGAAAGGATGGAACTTGCGCAGAATATTTCTTCTATGGCACTTTCACTGAGAAAGAAATCAGGCATCAACGTACGTCAGCCTCTGGCAAAAATACTAATACCTGTACTGGATAAAAATTTCAGAGAAAGAGTAGAACTGGTTAAAGAAATCATTTTGTCTGAGACAAATATCAAAGATATTGAATACATTACTGACACTGCTGGTTTCATCAAAAAGAAAATCAAACCTAATTTCAAAGCTCTTGGACCTAAGGTTGGTAAAGACATGAAATCGGTAGCTGAGACAATCAGCGGCATGAGTCAGGAAGATTTAAGCAAATTTGAAGCTGAAGGTTCTTATATTGTACCGGGAACCAGCTACGTAATTTTGCTGGAAGATGTAGAGATCATCGCTGAGGATATTCCCGGCTGGCAAGTGACAAATATGGGTAACCTTACTGTTGCTCTTGACGTTACAATAACTGAAGAGCTAAAAGAGGAAGGTTTGTCACGTGAACTGATCAACAGAGTTCAGAATTTAAGAAAAGAACTTAATTTTGAAGTGACTGATCGCATTACCGTGAGTTTACAAAACCATAATTTGATCTCCGCAGCGGTAGCTCAGAATAAAACTTACATTTGCGCTGAAATATTGGCGGATGATATTAATTTGATAACTAATTTAGATAAAGGAAACAAAATCGTAATCGATGAAGTTGAATTGCTGATTCTGATTGCAAAACAATAA
- a CDS encoding TraR/DksA family transcriptional regulator: MEKPTKTRYSDNELQEFKELIQDKLRMAREEFLNLTNSLSSPNSNGTEDTSGTYKTLEDGSATLEKEQLNQLAARQKKFIENLEAALVRIENKTYGICRETGKLIQKERLRAVPHATLSMEAKLKQA; the protein is encoded by the coding sequence ATGGAAAAACCTACAAAAACCCGTTACTCAGATAACGAGCTACAAGAATTTAAAGAACTGATCCAGGATAAACTGCGTATGGCGAGAGAGGAATTTCTCAACTTAACAAATTCTTTAAGCAGCCCGAATTCTAATGGTACTGAAGATACTTCGGGTACTTATAAGACTTTGGAAGATGGTTCCGCAACACTAGAGAAAGAGCAATTAAATCAATTAGCCGCACGTCAGAAAAAATTCATTGAGAATTTAGAGGCTGCATTAGTCCGTATAGAAAACAAAACTTATGGTATTTGCCGCGAAACCGGTAAATTAATTCAGAAAGAACGTTTACGTGCGGTACCGCATGCAACTTTAAGTATGGAAGCTAAATTGAAGCAGGCATAA
- a CDS encoding lipoprotein signal peptidase — protein MKGYTKPLLVIFLVLLVDQVLKTWIKTNMYIGQEFKIIGNWFIIHFTENNGMAFGMEFGGEFGKLALSLFRIAAVAAIGFGLHYLVKHKYHRGLVLNVALIFAGALGNIIDSVAYGKIYGYATLFHGRVVDMFYFPILEGVFPKWVPIWGGEDYIFFRPVFNVADTAISVGVIAILIFQKKYFKEEVKEEIGPNNEVVED, from the coding sequence ATGAAAGGCTATACTAAACCTTTGCTGGTTATCTTCCTGGTACTGCTGGTAGACCAGGTATTAAAAACCTGGATTAAAACCAACATGTACATTGGTCAGGAGTTCAAGATCATTGGTAACTGGTTCATTATACATTTTACGGAGAACAACGGAATGGCCTTCGGAATGGAGTTTGGTGGTGAATTCGGAAAGCTGGCTTTATCTTTATTCAGAATTGCAGCTGTCGCAGCAATCGGATTCGGCCTGCACTATCTGGTTAAACACAAATATCACCGGGGCCTGGTACTGAATGTAGCATTGATTTTTGCTGGCGCACTGGGTAATATTATTGACTCTGTGGCTTATGGCAAAATATATGGCTATGCTACCCTGTTTCATGGCCGTGTAGTGGATATGTTTTACTTTCCGATACTGGAGGGTGTCTTTCCTAAATGGGTGCCTATATGGGGCGGAGAAGATTACATTTTCTTCAGACCTGTTTTTAATGTCGCAGATACTGCCATATCTGTAGGTGTAATCGCTATTCTTATTTTCCAGAAAAAATATTTTAAGGAAGAGGTTAAGGAAGAGATTGGGCCTAATAATGAAGTAGTAGAAGATTAG
- a CDS encoding SIMPL domain-containing protein — translation MRKLLVFAFVTLISVSAMAQQVDLRKKITVSGTAETEVTPDIIYISISLKEYLKDGNSKKKVEITDLEKQLYNAIQTAGIAKENLMINSLSSFNTAPEKKKNPDFLVSKQYRLKVTDLNKWNEIIGSVDPKGVAYTNIDSYDYSKIEALKKELKIKALQAAKTKATYLVEALGNQLGGVIDIQEQNNENYPVYRASGMMMKSAMAEDSAGSAPEIDFKKIKLSYVMNTVFEIK, via the coding sequence ATGAGAAAGTTATTAGTATTTGCCTTTGTTACCTTAATCAGTGTTAGCGCTATGGCCCAACAAGTAGATTTACGCAAAAAGATCACCGTTAGCGGAACCGCTGAAACGGAAGTTACCCCGGATATTATCTATATCAGCATCTCGCTGAAAGAATATCTGAAAGATGGTAACAGCAAGAAAAAAGTTGAAATTACCGATCTGGAAAAACAGCTGTACAACGCAATTCAAACTGCAGGTATCGCCAAAGAAAATTTAATGATCAACAGCTTATCAAGCTTCAACACCGCTCCGGAAAAAAAGAAAAATCCTGACTTCTTAGTGAGCAAACAATACCGTCTTAAAGTTACAGACCTGAACAAATGGAACGAAATTATCGGTTCAGTTGATCCTAAAGGTGTTGCTTACACCAACATTGACAGCTACGACTACTCCAAAATCGAAGCGCTAAAGAAAGAACTGAAAATTAAAGCTCTGCAAGCCGCAAAAACAAAAGCTACTTATTTAGTGGAAGCTCTTGGTAACCAACTGGGCGGAGTAATCGACATCCAGGAACAAAATAACGAAAACTACCCTGTATACCGTGCAAGTGGAATGATGATGAAATCTGCTATGGCCGAAGATTCTGCAGGAAGTGCACCTGAAATCGACTTCAAAAAGATCAAATTAAGCTACGTAATGAACACAGTTTTTGAAATCAAATAA
- the serS gene encoding serine--tRNA ligase, which produces MLQVNYIRENREKVLERLGVRNFKQPELVDEIIKLDEERRQTQTSLDNLSAIANANAKQVGELMRNGKKEEAEAVKAETTSNKEHIKTLSEQLNVVEQHLFNALVQIPNLPGEQVPAGATPEENEVVLTHGAPAELHGKALPHWELTAKYDIIDFELGTKITGAGFPVYKGKGARLQRALINFFLDRATEQGYKEMQVPLMVNEASGFGTGQLPDKEGQMYHSTVDNLYLIPTAEVPVTNLYRDVILKEEELPVKNTAYTPCFRREAGSYGAHVRGLNRLHQFDKVELVQVVHPDKSYEVLEEMSAYVQDLLKDLGLHFRVLRLCGGDMGFVSAMTYDMEVWSAAQQRWLEVSSVSNFEAYQTNRLKLRFKGNGGKTQLAHTLNGSALALPRIVAAILENYQTEDGIMIPEVLVKYTGFDRID; this is translated from the coding sequence ATGCTGCAAGTTAACTATATCCGCGAAAATAGAGAGAAAGTTTTAGAACGCTTAGGTGTCCGTAATTTTAAACAACCTGAACTGGTTGATGAAATTATCAAATTAGATGAAGAACGCAGACAGACTCAAACTTCGCTGGATAACCTATCCGCTATCGCCAATGCCAATGCCAAACAAGTAGGTGAGCTGATGCGTAATGGTAAAAAAGAAGAAGCTGAAGCAGTAAAAGCAGAGACTACATCAAACAAAGAACATATTAAAACACTTTCAGAACAGCTGAATGTGGTAGAACAGCATTTGTTTAATGCGTTGGTGCAGATACCAAATTTACCAGGTGAACAAGTTCCTGCTGGTGCTACACCAGAGGAAAATGAAGTAGTCCTTACCCATGGTGCTCCGGCAGAATTACATGGGAAGGCATTACCACACTGGGAGCTGACTGCTAAATATGATATTATAGATTTTGAGCTGGGAACTAAAATTACCGGTGCAGGTTTTCCTGTGTATAAAGGTAAGGGAGCCCGTTTACAGCGTGCCCTGATTAATTTCTTTCTTGACCGGGCTACAGAGCAGGGTTATAAAGAAATGCAGGTGCCATTAATGGTGAATGAAGCTTCGGGTTTCGGAACAGGACAGTTGCCGGATAAAGAAGGTCAGATGTATCATTCTACAGTAGATAATCTATATCTGATTCCTACGGCAGAAGTTCCTGTGACTAATCTTTACCGTGATGTAATTTTAAAAGAAGAAGAATTACCAGTTAAAAACACAGCTTATACCCCGTGTTTCCGTCGTGAGGCAGGATCATATGGAGCGCATGTACGTGGCTTGAACAGATTGCATCAGTTTGATAAAGTGGAGTTGGTACAGGTAGTACATCCGGATAAATCTTACGAAGTGCTGGAAGAGATGAGTGCTTACGTACAGGATTTGCTAAAAGACCTTGGTTTGCATTTCCGTGTATTGCGTTTATGTGGTGGAGATATGGGATTTGTTTCGGCTATGACCTATGACATGGAAGTTTGGAGTGCGGCGCAGCAGCGTTGGCTGGAAGTTTCTTCAGTGTCTAATTTTGAAGCATATCAGACTAACCGTTTGAAATTAAGATTTAAGGGAAATGGAGGAAAAACACAATTGGCACATACATTAAACGGTAGTGCGTTAGCTTTACCACGTATTGTGGCAGCTATTCTGGAGAACTATCAGACTGAAGATGGTATTATGATTCCGGAGGTCTTGGTGAAATATACAGGATTTGACCGTATCGATTAA